The following coding sequences are from one Schizosaccharomyces osmophilus chromosome 1, complete sequence window:
- the ltc1 gene encoding sterol transfer protein Ltc1 — protein sequence MKEEGPFSSFLNSAVTRLSGVVNEAVQPKHNIRMGNAGAGDGTNQRAFSEGDSALDQNEQARSYTGKARSSKDKDEVPFGEGELKLENFEKDVARNGKPELGQEESVKPEDVDADREPEAIDTSPPRNKVVNMQPHTSNLPPLEQTATQGSAVTSASRKISIASSAGGDPGSLSGYAFASNKRNHDFHVIFKTLPSDDHLIDDYGCALQRDIFLHGRLYLSEQHICFNSSIFGWVTSIIIPVTEIVSVEKKSTAVVFPNAIQITTLHARYVFASFISRDTTFQLIITIWKNIHPFLNMAANGYNVSDATRKHLGHGYSRSDGEFSNSSEDDDDQYDDSDGNTEENEDVSDDDGANQSQSSEGFEHEPNVSKHENGSDDNLDKKNSNQVSDDNFQFVTQVTSHAPTSWTGNPLSHVLCSKEAIPLPLSTVFLLLWGSDTTWLTNFFKEEKLSDIKFSRWMKEEDKWTRKVQYIKPVAPPYRQTTCYITDTIEHLDINDYIQVLSIASTPDVPSGSSFLTKTQYACYWGSNSKTKLDASYSVDWSKSSWLKGPIEKGAQEGQMAYMKSLINALESYKSPGKGKRKRKTVLKKKKEPPSMSSDSKEANSSNSQSSVLASLGNFVSYIPKGLSFLSQPIYLLFVLMFFLIILQWWYMGRLVHPKNPTSPFRNPALEGDSVEHIPMDDFTFKLWLSSRMDSIEQERDYLYDADAVNIENGKLKVATDYMERKLRKLKDRLEKLESERD from the coding sequence ATGAAGGAAGAGGGCCCATTTTCTAGTTTTCTTAATTCTGCAGTAACGCGATTGAGCGGCGTGGTTAACGAAGCTGTTCAACCAAAACACAACATTCGTATGGGAAATGCAGGTGCAGGTGATGGAACAAATCAACGGGCGTTTTCGGAAGGCGACTCAGCATTGGACCAAAACGAGCAGGCCAGGTCTTACACCGGAAAGGCAAGAAGCAGTAAAGATAAAGATGAGGTTCCTTTCGGGGAAGGTGAATTaaaattggaaaactttgaaaaggatGTTGCAAGGAATGGAAAGCCTGAGTTAGGTCAAGAAGAGTCGGTAAAACCTGAAGATGTGGATGCTGATCGGGAGCCAGAGGCTATTGATACTTCACCTCCGCGAAATAAGGTTGTTAATATGCAGCCCCATACCTCTAATTTGCCGCCTTTGGAGCAAACAGCAACTCAAGGCTCGGCGGTTACTTCAGCGTCCCGAAAAATATCCATAGCTTCTTCTGCAGGCGGAGATCCTGGGAGCTTGTCTGGGTATGCTTTTGCTAGCAATAAACGAAACCATGATTTTCATGTCATTTTTAAAACCCTTCCTTCTGATGACCATCTCATTGACGATTATGGTTGTGCCCTGCAAAGAGACATCTTCCTGCATGGAAGGCTGTATCTCTCGGAGCAACATATATGCTTTAATTCTAGTATATTTGGTTGGGTCACGAGTATCATTATACCGGTTACAGAAATTGTTtctgttgaaaaaaagtcCACCGCCGTCGTTTTTCCTAATGCCATACAAATAACCACTCTCCATGCTCGTTATGtgtttgcttcttttatttctcgTGATACCACCTTTCAATTGATTATTACCATCTGGAAAAATATTCATCCCTTCTTAAATATGGCTGCTAATGGGTATAATGTATCCGACGCTACTCGAAAGCATCTTGGGCATGGATACAGTCGGTCTGATGGTGAATTTTCCAACAGCTCTGAAGACGACGATGATCAGTACGATGATTCTGATGGCAATACTGAAGAGAATGAGGACGTTTCGGATGATGACGGTGCTAATCAATCACAAAGTTCCGAAGGATTCGAACATGAGCCCAACGTTTCCAAACATGAAAATGGCTCTGATGACAAtttagataaaaaaaatagtaatCAGGTTTCCGATGATAACTTCCAGTTCGTTACACAGGTCACTTCTCACGCTCCAACCTCGTGGACCGGTAATCCTCTTTCCCATGTCCTTTGTTCAAAGGAAGCCATCCCACTTCCGCTCTCAACTGTTTTTTTGCTGCTTTGGGGATCTGATACTACTTGGCTaactaattttttcaaggaGGAAAAGCTTTCTGACATTAAGTTTAGTAGATGGATGAAAGAGGAAGACAAATGGACACGAAAAGTACAGTACATAAAGCCAGTAGCTCCTCCATACCGACAAACAACTTGCTACATCACAGATACAATCGAGCATCTCGATATTAACGATTATATCCAAGTATTATCTATAGCTTCTACTCCAGACGTTCCCAGtggttcttcttttttaacaaaGACCCAATATGCTTGTTATTGGGGTAgtaattcaaaaacaaaactggATGCGAGTTACTCTGTTGATTGGAGTAAGAGTTCCTGGCTGAAAGGTCCTATTGAAAAAGGAGCACAAGAAGGTCAAATGGCATACATGAAGAGCCTAATTAATGCTCTCGAATCCTATAAATCTCCCGggaaaggaaaacgaaaacgaaaaacagtcttgaaaaagaagaaggaacCACCTTCAATGAGTTCGGACTccaaagaagcaaattcttcaaatagCCAGTCATCAGTATTAGCCTCATTGGGCAATTTTGTGAGCTATATTCCTAAAGGACTGTCTTTTCTATCGCAACCTAtctatttgctttttgttttgatgttttttcTGATTATCTTACAATGGTGGTATATGGGACGGTTAGTTCATCCTAAAAACCCTACATCGCCTTTTCGAAATCCTGCCTTAGAAGGAGATTCCGTGGAGCATATACCAATGGACGACTTCACTTTCAAATTATGGCTTTCGTCAAGAATGGACAGCATTGAGCAGGAGCGAGATTATTTGTATGATGCCGACGCGGTAAACATAGAGAATGGGAAACTTAAAGTAGCTACTGATTATATGGAACGAAAATTAAGGAAACTAAAAGATAGACTTGAGAAACTGGAAAGTGAACGAGATTAA
- the lsm5 gene encoding Lsm2-8 complex subunit Lsm5, protein MSMTILPLELIDKCVGSNLWVIMKGEREFVGTLVGFDDYVNIVLRDVTEHDTIHGTTEKHSEMLLNGNGMCMLIPGGKPE, encoded by the exons ATGTCGATGACTATTTTACCTTTAG AGTTAATTGACAAATGCGTTGGATCAAATTTATGGGTGATTATGAAGGGTGAGAGAGAATTCGTGGGCACTTTGGTTGGCTTTGATGATTATGTGAACATTGTCTTGAGAGACGTTACCGAACA TGACACGATTCATGGTACAACAGAAAAGCACTCGGAAATGCTTCTAAACGGAAATGGGATGTGCATG TTGATACCGGGAGGCAAACCCGAATAA
- the mad2 gene encoding mitotic spindle checkpoint protein Mad2, with the protein MAAVPIRSNLSLRGSSRLISEFFEYAVNSILFQRGIYPPEDFKVVRKYGISMLVTVDEEVKTYIRKIISQLHRWTCGGKIQKVALVITNKDSGEDLERWQFNVEILQKDSPTSIENPAQDETRIQKEVQALIRQITATVTFLPQLEGRCTFNVLVYADRDSEVPTDWVDSDPRLIKNAEQVQLRSFSTNMHKIDCQVAYRFDP; encoded by the exons ATGGCGGCAGTACCTATTCGATCAAACTTGTCTTTACGAGGCTCTTCTAGACTAATTAGTGAATTTTTCG AATACGCGGTGAATTCTATCCTTTTTCAACGGGGCATCTATCCACCTGAGGATTTTAAAGTAGTGCGCAAATATGGAATAAGCATGCTTGTCACGGTAGACGAGGAAGTCAAAACATACATTAGAAAGATTATATCGCAGCTTCATC GTTGGACCTGTGGAGGAAAGATACAAAAGGTTGCGTTAGTTATAACCAACAAGGATTCTGGAGAAGATTTAGAACGCTGGCAGTTTAATGTGGAAATCCTACAAAAGGATAGTCCGACATCGATAGAAAACCCAGCCCAAGATGAAACTAGGATTCAAAAGGAAGTACAGGCTCTAATTCGTCAAATTACAGCAACCGTGACCTTTTTGCCTCAACTTGAAGGACGTTGTACGTTCAATGTACTAGTTTACGCCGATCGCGACAGCGAAGTCCCTACAGACTGGGTAGACAGCGACCCGCGCTTAATCAAGAATGCCGAGCAAGTTCAACTACGAAGCTTTAGTACCAACATGCACAAAATTGATTGTCAAGTTGCCTATCGCTTTGACCCATAA
- the nse4 gene encoding Smc5-6 complex non-SMC delta-kleisin subunit Nse4: MPPIDKRDLRKRYRSLINQVHESRLELVDQENNALIETVASANDLFSSVEAPTEAALDALLLTKTVDLASMRTKQLHIGKPKFNIQLYIRHIKQFLSQNGSNSSSESNRNELAWSRLGKIAWKHQRRPASVNLMVGPLSFRKKERQVPRREKLQRAPNTSTQPILLNQDNISAQENNTTKNVLQISRLLLKHQPVDLLKFITNPESYSQTVENLFYVSFLFKEGKAALTEDSQRGLLLECKTPPSDEQVNSGEVRNVQLVMDMTLDLYEDIIQTFKLKGSIIPTRRPVETAATSNTWYS, encoded by the exons atgCCTCCTATCGACAAACGCGACCTTCGAAAGCGGTACCGGTCATTAATTAATCAAGTCCATG AATCTCGCCTTGAGTTAGTGGACCAAGAAAATAATGCCCTAATTGAAACCGTGGCCTCTGCTaatgatttattttcatcag TTGAGGCGCCGACAGAAGCTGCTTTGGATGCTTTATTGTTGACAAAAACAGTGGATTTGGCATCTATGAGGACCAAACAGTTGCATATAGGAAAGCCAAAATTTAATATTCAACTTTATATTAGGCATATCAAACAGTTTTTGAGTCAAAATGGCTCCAACTCTTCTTCGGAATCTAATAGAAATGAACTTGCATGGTCAAGGTTAGGAAAGATTGCTTGGAAGCATCAAAGGAGGCCAGCCTCTGTTAATTTAAT GGTGGGACCTTTATCTTTTcggaaaaaggaaagacaAGTACCAAGAAGGGAAAAGCTACAGCGAGCTCCAAATACATCTACTCAGCCGATATTG CTCAACCAAGATAATATTTCAGCTCAGGAAAACAATACCACGAAAAACGTTTTACAGATCTCCCGTCTACTTCTAAAGCATCAACCAGTCGATCTTTTAAAGTTTATTACAAATCCAGAAAGTTATTCTCAAACTGTTGAGAATCTGTTTTATGtcagttttctttttaaagaaggaaaagcgGCTTTGACTGAAGATTCTCAAAGAGGGCTTTTACTAG AATGTAAAACACCTCCATCGGATGAACAAGTGAATTCTGGAGAAGTACGAAACGTTCAACTAGTTATGGACATGACTTTAGACCTTTACGAA GACATTATACAAACCTTTAAACTAAAAGGTAGCATTATACCGACACGACGACCAGTAGAGACGGCCGCCACCAGTAATACATGGTACAGTTAA
- a CDS encoding Armadillo-type fold protein, IFRD1-like protein, implicated in transcription or signaling → MGAKDKSQAYAEDETMDTISILSSSIDQLSVGPSEDANTLENPKTWNQQFQSIVDDLLEVKKFGSKEREGHLKKLYNLCTRHYVKRVAEKIGPLEEILLKLFHSSPSDTEVILSMRLLCALCLASVFSVEGLWIATEGRFNALVNDPHSTAVKCEAMLSFSLLTVLLDSEPDIMDFGYQLASIIESDGAVVDAEDNEDVVGIACQSLGLLVTGITSYSDFASSAAEAVAEQLQAASIDVQMGAGQALAALYERIADTYSDEETLRGSIDNDILPDRVHLVSILRDLSTESSKSIAKKHRKVLHQTFRSVLQTIENPGSSGNMKSSMRIGKSTVQLDTWKKILRAQGLKYILRSAFPIYFAKSSLLRNFMDYSGYVAGIAMSDPESDYEEEEGDNYIEDKTKSLTDVERREKERTRDRQRRQEQRNRTDFVNSYYFS, encoded by the coding sequence ATGGGTGCAAAAGATAAATCACAGGCATATGCGGAAGATGAAACGATGGATACGATTAGTATCCTGAGCAGTTCTATTGATCAATTAAGTGTTGGTCCATCAGAAGACGCGAATACATTggaaaatccaaaaacaTGGAATCAGCAGTTTCAGAGTATTGTTGATGATTTATTAGAAgtgaaaaaatttggttcGAAAGAACGCGAAGGacatttgaagaagctatATAATCTGTGTACTCGACATTACGTAAAACGAGTTGCTGAAAAAATCGGTCCTTTGGAGGAAATACTCTTAaagctttttcattcttcaCCTTCTGATACAGAAGTTATTCTGTCAATGAGACTGCTATGTGCTCTATGTTTGGCTTCAGTGTTTTCAGTAGAGGGACTTTGGATTGCTACTGAGGGTCGTTTTAATGCTCTCGTAAATGACCCTCATTCGACGGCAGTGAAGTGCGAAGCTATGCTCTCCTTTTCTCTATTAACAGTACTTTTGGATTCTGAGCCTGATATTATGGATTTTGGTTACCAACTTGCAAGCATCATCGAGTCTGATGGTGCCGTAGTTGACGCAGAGGACAACGAAGACGTCGTTGGCATAGCTTGCCAATCTCTCGGACTTTTGGTCACAGGTATAACCTCCTATAGTGACTTTGCCTCTTCTGCTGCTGAAGCAGTAGCTGAGCAGTTACAAGCTGCCAGCATAGACGTACAAATGGGAGCTGGACAAGCTCTAGCTGCTTTGTATGAACGGATTGCGGACACATATTCTGACGAAGAAACTTTAAGAGGATCCATAGATAATGATATATTGCCAGATCGCGTTCATTTAGTTTCTATTCTCCGTGATCTTTCCACGGAATCCTCAAAAAGCATCGCTAAAAAACATAGAAAAGTCTTACACCAAACCTTCCGAAGTGTCCTTCAAACAATTGAGAATCCTGGTTCATCTGGAAACATGAAATCTTCTATGAGAATAGGCAAGTCTACGGTCCAGCTTGACACctggaaaaagattttgcgAGCTCAAGGTCTTAAGTACATCCTCCGATCAGCATTTCCTAtttattttgcaaaaagctCCCTTCTTCGTAACTTTATGGATTATTCTGGGTATGTTGCTGGTATAGCAATGAGCGATCCTGAATCCGattatgaagaagaagaaggagacAATTACATTGAGGACAAGACAAAAAGTCTTACAGATGTGGAAAGGAGAGAGAAAGAACGTACTCGCGACCGACAAAGACGCCAAGAACAGAGAAACAGAACTGACTTTGTTAATTCTTATTACTTCTCTTAA
- the nrl1 gene encoding RNAi-mediated silencing protein, NRDE2-like protein Nrl1-like has protein sequence MLPRKDVPVPKFGSFKPIKHEKEKHTKKRERENDDRDFKYTKHKRLISLTDRDQQSYNVKYDTKGDRKVFFYGGIHKYSIPNYMRKSNVVMGSNPEKVILHKMNEGLYLKDAMHIPNSEEISRNLIVASSIGAIPRENEFLPFPESSANVTEDKLSVPLDDNKVKGIQNEIAQVRKELERNSLSPSLWLHLCSLQKDLLLQEYARPNMSVREERSLRRSIHEIQISVLEKAIFSHDFVSSDVEQLVSEYFKLGFFEWDSKTTQEHWENLLSRYGLSENLWILYVNFLMSNVHSFTVDSCLQILSDCLGMIRKKIDKLYEETKSLNENIQKLEKTVLYVLLRICYFARDSGFFELAYAITQVNMEVNYFLPESLKKQDLNSIKRELSKFWESDKPKFGEPGALGWRNSSNAPSFSNKKIDDSQSSISVYDSFLQWTENEKSFQEQKAWREPKLARRLNSKDDPFRHVIFEDVKGFICRFFTPKALLDLKYCLLNFYGLPILPPEASNEHFFVSDPWFSSNLKIDTTVKESESVNDLVSSKILSPGFLEIYFPCSTDLPDYVLLSLKAFSKDEIDRLNTILYLLLQGVDDEYFAGLYLTILQKLCQLEFEDQEYDIYSSVIKDILKKYESSVFVWNCFAETEFMNGKVSLCEKIYKTAYVMQSSKFSDLENVWFHKNWAMQKFFLNDELGFWNVLIHLFQVDQTSTNSADKTGLANQVLVLFEDEQDSKKAVNISLIYLLLSIFIGTEPVHSTIEKCVSKLDSMNGIAKENLEYLYVISLAVAMRNAKERKIFSVTKMRPILEKAVQLFPNNIVLWDIFSWFESKHRFQFRVKNKAWEVVRIYQDKAIYPSYVIIMEEAKLSLEKMKNAIERIFLIRGLDFILGFWKVYLYAAVSNTGSNKMDCILGIRKAISHCPFQKDLYIHIFTLLQTGDYLDEAKIFYLLMIEKGFRLHNEVASTILESTVMKHYLHLPRDSRVVLSHEYTNK, from the exons ATGTTGCCAAGAAAAGATGTCCCTGTACCTAAGTTTGGAAGCTTCAAACCAATAAAACATGAAAAGGAGAagcatacaaaaaaaagagaacgTGAAAATGATGACAGAGACTTTAAATATACTAAACACAAACGACTAATTTCACTCACTGATCGTGACCAACAGTCGTATAATGTCAAATACGATACAAAGGGAGATAGAaaggttttcttttatggTGGCATTCATAAATACTCCATCCCAAATTATATGCGAAAATCTAACGTTGTAATGGGCAGTAATCCTGAGAAAGTTATACTTcataaaatgaatgaaggACTTTATTTGAAGGATGCCATGCATATACCCAATTCTGAAGAAATCAGCAGGAACCTTATTGTTGCTTCTTCCATTGGGGCGATCCCGCGTGAGAATGAATTTCTACCTTTCCCTGAAAGTTCTGCGAATGTAACCGAAGACAAATTATCGGTGCCATTAGATGATAATAAAGTTAAAGGAATACAGAATGAAATTGCCCAGGTGCgaaaagaattagaaaGAAACAGTTTAAGTCCATCATTATGGCTTCATCTGTGTTCACTGCAAAAAGACTTGCTCCTTCAAGAATATGCTCGACCGAATATGTCTGTTCGAGAAGAGAGAAGCCTACGCCGCTCAATAcatgaaattcaaatttcgGTTCTAGAGAAAGCTATTTTTTCTCAtgatttcgtttcttcTGATGTCGAACAGTTGGTCTCGGAATATTTCAAGCtgggattttttgaatgggACTCGAAAACAACACAAGAACATTGGGAGAATTTGCTTTCCAGGTATGGCTTATCGGAAAATTTGTGGATTTTGTATGTCAACTTTCTTATGTCTAACGTACACTCATTTACTGTTGACTCATGTTTGCAAATATTATCCGATTGCCTTGGTAtgattagaaaaaaaattgataaacTTTATGAGGAAACTAAATcattaaatgaaaatatacaaaaattggaaaaaacgGTTCTTTACGTTCTACTCAGAATTTGTTATTTTGCAAGAGACTCGGGATTTTTTGAGTTGGCTTATGCGATTACTCAAGTGAATATGGAAGTTAACTATTTTCTTCCAGAAAGTCTAAAGAAGCAAGACTTAAATTCCATTAAGCGCGAGTTGTCAAAATTTTGGGAATCTGACAAGCCGAAATTTGGAGAGCCGGGTGCTCTTGGTTGGAGGAATAGTTCCAATGCTCCATCATTCtctaacaaaaaaatcgatGATTCCCAATCCTCAATATCGGTATACGACTCGTTTTTGCAGTGGACGGAGAATGAGAAAAGCTTTCAGGAGCAAAAGGCTTGGCGTGAACCGAAACTTGCTCGCAGGCTAAACAGCAAGGACGATCCTTTTCGGCACgtcatttttgaagatgtaAAAGGCTTTATTTGTCGTTTCTTTACTCCAAAAGCacttttggatttaaaATACTGTCTTCTGAACTTTTATGGTCTCCCAATTCTTCCACCAGAAGCAAGCAATGAgcatttctttgtttcagATCCATGGTTTTCGTCGAATCTAAAGATTGATACGACTGTAAAGGAATCTGAAAGTGTGAACGATTTAGTTTCCTCCAAAATTCTCTCACCAGGATTTTTGGAGATTTATTTTCCCTGCTCAACTGATTTGCCCGACTATGTTTTGCTGTCATTAAAAGccttttccaaagatgaaattgatcGATTGAATACAATTTTATATCTGCTTTTACAAGGGGTGGATGATGAATATTTTGCTGGATTGTATTTAACtattttacaaaagttGTGTCAATTGGAGTTTGAAGATCAAGAATATGATATATATAG TTCTGTTATCAAagatattttaaaaaagtatgAGAGTTcagtttttgtttggaatTGCTTTGCCGAAACTGAATTTATGAATGGGAAGGTATCTTTGTgcgaaaaaatatataaaactGCTTATGTTATGCAAtcttcaaagttttcagATTTAGAAAATGTGTGGTTTCACAAGAATTGGGCAATGcaaaagttctttttgaatgacGAGCTTGGATTTTGGAATGTACTAAttcatttgtttcaagTTGATCAGACTTCTACAAATTCAGCAGACAAAACTGGATTAGCTAACCAAGTTCTCGTGCTATTTGAAGATGAACAAGATAGCAAAAAGGCCGTTAACATTTCActaatttatttgttgCTTTCGATTTTTATAGGGACCGAGCCAGTGCATTCTACTATTGAGAAGTGCGTATCCAAGCTGGACAGTATGAACGGTATTGCGAAAGAAAACCTGGAATATTTGTATGTTATTAGCCTTGCAGTAGCAATGCGTAATGCAAAGGAACGCAAAATCTTTAGTGTAACAAAGATGAGACCTATATTAGAAAAAGCTGTGCAATTGTTTCCGAACAACATCGTTCTTTGGGACATATTCTCGTGGTTCGAATCGAAGCATCGATTTCAATTTCgagtaaaaaataaggCATGGGAAGTTGTTCGAATATACCAAGACAAGGCTATCTATCCCTCATACGTTATCATTATGGAAGAGGCTAAGCTATCACTggagaaaatgaagaatgCAATTGAAAGGATATTTTTGATACGAGGGCTGGATTTCATTTTAGGGTTTTGGAAGGTTTACCTATACGCTGCTGTTTCGAACACTGGCTCGAACAAAATGGATTGCATTCTTGGTATAAGGAAAGCAATAAGCCATTGTCCGTTTCAAAAAG ATTTATACATTCACATTTTCACGCTATTACAGACAGGAGATTATTTGGATGAAGCAAAGATATTCTATTTATTGATGATTGAGAAGGGTTTCCGTTTACATAATGAAGTTGCTTCAACGATTTTAGAATCTACAGTAATGAAGCATTATCTCCATCTGCCCCGGGACTCTCGCGTTGTCCTTTCTCATGAGTATACtaataagtaa
- the rtp1 gene encoding RNA polymerase II nuclear import protein Rtp1, with translation MSIETIQEKNAIDRIVDLTRSLNNNNDSSALLTKLQNAVGNQDVLETLLSQLAEIVSYDPDMPVSITSIRCLQLSVHLVFLLGIYTQVPKELLAPAKIKAVPPFSPKTSILSIFKFLVPALLKPNLLQGPVSLHYADLLMVYLYLQNTYEPNLLNEDFGVTKESLIRVMSPEFVDPAKMISACLQLLQPKVPPWMRTQLNHYLTTSLCKRNGVEGFLKVFMQINPNSIERAQQAARLISSVPKNMNEQTYLSLILPQIWNLFFNLPRLACQITIALLATHRHLTWDFLNKQLSPLMSPTIIDLTPVENCLKVLDAFASIGNEDMIKIAEGFVPSLLQLQPNSTLGKQVQESLLTIISKTGTRPLLQSLESIHHLSSFCHLLSNSQLAQFLPQLLELWVMQPAEHRLELLEVVQYALTRVDTDEIPSELMVSVCSNLIGEVTENLNNSESVLDISSRRDVVEENEEILLILLHLLSSVIGRNRELGHKNSIPSLLSPLKQLADYPNQVISALANDVYKTLIKENDDYSSALSYIHNDQVPVRGQGIYMLRKLIEAKDKRVNPLRILHTLLGLLTDEDSYVHLNVIAALVSLCDKYGDMMIQLLSEYSKVQKYSTDETLLIGQAIYQSMERLGELTSKYYGQIEQTCLILLNDEVIDVKISALNVAELLCRYSSSNAFVESAAAILNLEKTEDKKFLRRVALQVLNSSSHLPSSVITILEYLSTHDEDGFIREQCSRLVINKTEENRFFLG, from the exons ATGAGTATTGAAacaattcaagaaaaaaatgcaattgACAGGATTGTGGACCTAACACGATCTCTGAACAACAATAACGATTCCAGTGCGTTGCTTACAAAACTTCAAAATGCCGTCGGGAATCAAGACGTCTTGGAAACTCTTTTGAGTCAATTAGCTGAAATTGTTTCTTATGACCCAGACATGCCAGTTAGCATAACTTCCATTCGGTGTTTGCAACTCTCTGTTCACTTGGTATTTCTCTTAGGCATTTATACCCAAGTTCCTAAGGAGCTACTTGCTCCCGCAAAGATCAAAGCCGTTCCACCTTTTTCCCCCAAAACAAGCATCCTTTCTATATTTAAATTTCTAGTCCCTGCACTGCTTAAACCGAATTTGCTTCAAGGTCCAGTAAGTCTTCATTACGCAGATTTACTAATGGTGTATCTTTACCTTCAAAACACCTATGAACCTAATTTGCTCAACGAAGATTTTGGAGTTACCAAAGAATCGCTTATTCGCGTCATGTCACCAGAATTCGTTGATCCCGCGAAAATGATATCTGCATGTTTGCAATTATTACAGCCAAAAGTTCCTCCATGGATGCGAACACAACTCAATCATTACCTAACGACTAGTCTATGCAAACGCAACGGCGTTGAAGGGTTCTTGAAGGTTTTTATGCAAATAAACCCCAATTCAATTGAAAGAGCTCAACAAGCCGCTCGTCTTATCTCATCCGTTCCAAAAAATATGAATGAACAG ACTTATTTGAGCTTGATACTTCCTCAGATTTGGAACTTATTCTTTAATTTACCAAGACTTGCTTGCCAAATCACCATCGCACTTTTAGCAACTCACAGACATCTCACTTGGGATTTCTTGAACAAACAACTTTCTCCGTTAATGTCCCCAACTATTATTGATCTTACCCCTGTTGAAAATTGTCTAAAGgttttggatgcttttgCTTCCATCGGAAATGAAGACATGATAAAAATAGCCGAAGGATTTGTTCCTTCACTACTTCAGTTACAACCTAATAGTACTCTTGGAAAGCAGGTGCAGGAAAGCTTACTAACgattatttcaaaaaccgGTACCAGACCTCTGCTTCAATCTCTTGAATCCATCCATCATTTGAGTTCTTTTTGTCATTTGCTATCCAATTCACAACTTGCTCAATTTTTACCCCAGTTACTTGAATTATGGGTTATGCAACCTGCAGAGCATCGTTTAGAGTTACTTGAGGTTGTACAGTATGCCCTCACAAGAGTTGACACAGATGAAATCCCGAGTGAACTCATGGTTTCGGTTTGCAGTAATTTGATCGGCGAAGTTACAGAAAACTTGAACAACTCTGAATCCGTCCTTGatatttcttcaagaagAGACGttgtagaagaaaatgaggaaattttacttattttattaCATCTTTTATCTTCCGTTATTGGAAGAAATCGAGAGTTGGGTCACAAAAACTCAATTCCATCTCTTCTCTCTCCTTTAAAACAACTGGCAGATTACCCCAATCAAGTCATATCAGCGTTAGCAAATGATGTTTATAAGACGCtaataaaggaaaatgatGACTATTCATCTGCTTTATCGTATATCCATAATGATCAAGTTCCAGTTCGAGGTCAAGGAATCTATATGCTTCGAAAGTTAATTGAAGCCAAGGATAAGAGAGTTAACCCACTTCGAATACTGCACACCTTGTTGGGGCTTTTGACGGATGAAGATAGCTATGTGCATTTGAATGTTATCGCTGCTTTAGTGTCTCTGTGCGACAAATATGGAGATATGATGATACAACTCCTTAGTGAATATTCAAAGGTTCAAAAGTATTCCACTGATGAAACTTTGCTGATCGGACAAGCCATATACCAAAGTATGGAGCGATTGGGTGAACTTACTTCAAAGTATTATGGACAGATAGAACAGACGTGTTTAATTCTATTGAACGATGAGGTTATTGATGTCAAGATTTCTGCTTTAAACGTCGCTGAATTACTATGTCGCTATTCATCGAGCAatgcttttgttgaatcAGCCGCCGCTATTTtgaatttagaaaagaCAGAAGATAAAAAGTTTCTGCGAAGAGTTGCTCTTCAAGTTCTTAATTCATCTTCTCATTTACCAAGCTCAGTAATTAcaattttggaatattTAAGTACTCATGATGAAGATGGTTTTATTCGTGAGCAGTGCTCTCGACTGGTTATTAATAAAACCGAAGAAAATAGGTTCTTTTTGGGATAA